One Besnoitia besnoiti strain Bb-Ger1 chromosome VIII, whole genome shotgun sequence DNA segment encodes these proteins:
- a CDS encoding hypothetical protein (encoded by transcript BESB_083760) — translation MPEPAFLPGRVAADEGDGLKNAELLSLLQQLHQQRQAAASASSLPPSNASTRGESRAQQPLGHHGESGTPGASVALLLQLMQQRQQQEQKQLLLRLSEGHPQLTERGERGADASLPPRHAGPVSPHLSHQGPLRASGFHDSHAPGLAERPLFSPEFRPRAAESQALKQLFASLPGGAPRQARDGRHGAAAASKEAAGAFVRRPAGAPLPPFDAADARGEEVLEAAGRPSSLPSAAEAAAAKSKQEGARNFPVASFLMRGLQASPGARDRDDQQGAGPAQLEDLLKLQMQQQQSHERLLRQQLDALAKPQGAHGGVSKGRNATQSASHATVPSRDGGPAVGAPQKKSQLALLQQHQALLQQQRQQVQQYLVEGAMAGAACARSQGPRGADSGSAASVADAFFQSQGGGGAFPGSADARGQRQAAAREKLSDEKVPFASSQARGGSSASPGPSSAALRALQQRLAATAAAGAAAAGGGLGVADVNSADQDAHLLSRLQQSVAVASYNLLRLSSPSGSTDATSAALKGLGETLGRLVAARNGRESLSEGAAGGRQDAAWPTRPAAGREGAGRQRSEASREGLEGGPHGDRLSLPSADSLDSEALHSGCSSAHASSAGASAASSRVFRFASGDEKPLSILMQPRHLPPPASASSAGASAVARAPLLSSAHERASPAALPSSSSAASGSAGGDPAATPATHPPEETAARERAAAAVAAARAAAVSAAVAEPPLDPTREKLLRRHVKALRPYFEAAFSMPGFLGGAPRGGGAGAGGAATKARDGCRKGAAAEEREGAPQSAARAGEDARAAEATADENGGTYQQDRGRRAFEGTVEESEQKLKETDESPETQARGEQGGGAGDQAKTSEIQPEAGLASHGDLAGETAKPDQKSRDAGRGGTGVNPAGCLRGESRRAPSASRGGGPSATVVLPLVRSLEDELAHVSRCASSSVAFAAGGAEGTDAPAEPKKPEDPSSLAPAAPAESQVGALRWQADASFLFFDAVQQLREECGLPLDPVVERLLTKHPRRTARGGKPPGPAGEVQAQAASASAGVERHAFGGEKEGAASQASGEGGASGAPQAQEKETAGRTQDALSHEECTASPQAAAAARAAVEAKQPKTDEAYAPGSHARKEGENTTAAGGPEGGGGPAACGDEPDVDSASAAPESVPAPDACKAGGCEAAAASADDGDGKKDSAGSETTLESDGAPEDLPVVWDGGPAATERWCGVFMAGWAADARQAAEEGTRAQHAGEELQREAREPAESPAGDAATAACAGTREASPQEGEGRRRDATAPWVETEKGGTESAWRRQQTAEERIGDATMPHLEIQRLPMEWPRSLASVCAKALQQPDAQRAHTPLVDGAWAAVWGVCRQLWAQDPMAASAKTGPARATEETDGDRGVLRDRNPGTMSVAEEDLETCLVCEALWAVADAFDSQGEEGEAPRKNRRPFRHFGGCPAYALFGGKFRDVTPTDAPARVLFTPLVPADPTALKEEKESEESAENAASLSSSGSPCDGLQALTPSTPRRETDNAEDAAAQDAQLRAELAAAPSDVGALKAEAESAQTPSAPAAEEGGASGATVNGSASVLDRRVKREGDSREEPGSEQSERQSKAAKEQALQAEEERKDAFWAARAHRAVPIDLWRPPLALLEERFIAEVEREVSQWRVADILERRRAREEAERDEVKALRTRLEILERMQQRADAADASSNAQSDEDAEDDELLAAELDRLFDAQVTDAADSGGAEVGSIAGATQERRSEHEGGEKAKERDAIHKRTRETGKARCVNACKGLFGESEKAAVRWIKRELGPHALLRVACGQPPFAAFVGRPAESVNDGEGGGNSGTCRLSLRFCAKAEEAWEVVSVVYDAARRAEELPTGEQRPRAGRESPAADAKPLGGAEPASGSADEIPTGEAAPQGADGAGEARALQRFPVSAHGYFLACRLAVEALQRDAGNGESAPAAGARARSAAGARSRKRKPDDGDGAQQRADALLEAEELRCLLAPHAEGAARASSFSSQAKWWAEFLAERDEEASAVAALASAPPLFSLAERVSEAEDDAPAPSEDEKPAEGRVLPLRSARSSRLHDRHNPPPGASAHVSRGGAASLAAASPATPQAELAKAAKEGVGSPSRTRSRAAAPPQAGRASESSLAAGKKIRVLVVGRNDVSDVTQDCRQWLLRRLRLAAGKRPGTAPAGVALGVPTEDALRRKRQREGDAGEAAESKEDGTSGSLRDAETESASAASDSLATSPGRQCEDGLEGRHAEARESGGEAARTWREALIHLGDGAKAEEVKHEDETRDDSTAPESEVRSSQEARGGDRLGAEEDWRRSGVSECAGAAAAAQFVPGGKRRRLHEAAAAAGVPLSLSSGGAARLLLERLCERRAHATGAGPHSGGERLLLRFSPEVSGACAALEEKEDANAEKDAQERSAAGAWSSEGEDAKGLRDRTDPQRHSANTYSLRYRRRRCYSPVSKPARQTPPHASGAAPSSSSVHASRQRAPGYLASQGAGAASQQSADTSPSSVSRNLNAFASFSALASPPLPHHLRNAARAFSAVARPAPGPSANFGAKPHPR, via the exons ATGCCAGAGCCCGCCTTTCTTCCggggcgcgtcgcggcggacgaggggGACGGCTTGAAGAATGCCGAGCTTCTTTCCCTGCTTCAGCAGCTACACCAGCAGCGCCAGGctgccgcgtccgcctcctctttgccCCCCTCCAATGCGTCCACTCGCGGCGAAAGTCGGGCCCAGCAGCCGCTCGGGCACCACGGCGAAAGCGGCACGCCGGGCGCCTCCGTGGCGCTTCTTCTACAACtcatgcagcagcggcagcagcaggagcagaagcagctcctCCTGCGGCTGTCTGAAGGGCACCCGCAGCTGACGGAGAGGGGAGAGCGGGGCGCGGATGCCAGCCTCCCTCCACGCCACGCGggccctgtctctcctcaCCTGTCACACCAGGGCCCTTTGCGCGCGTCCGGGTTCCACGATTCGCACGCCCCCGGGCTGGCGGAAAGGCCGCTGTTTTCTCCCGAGTTCCGCCCGCGTGCCGCAGAGAGCCAAGCCCTTAAACAGCTCTTCGCCAGCTTGCCGggaggggcgccgcgacaggcccgcgacggccggcacggcgcggccgccgcaagcaaagaagcggcaggcgccttcgtgcgtcgccccgcaggcgcgccgctgcctcctttcgacgctgcagacgcccgcggcgaagaggtcCTTGAGGCTGCTGggcggccgtcgtcgctgccgtcggcggcggaggctgccgctgcgaagAGTAAgcaggaaggcgcgaggaaCTTCCCCGTGGCGTCATTTCTCAtgcgcggcctccaggcgtcgccgggggcgcgcgaccgcgacgacCAGCAGGGCGCGGGgccggcgcagctcgaggaCCTGCTCAAGCTGCaaatgcagcagcagcagagccaCGAACGCCTTCTCCGGCAGCAGCTGGACGCCctcgcgaagccgcagggTGCCCACGGGGGCGTCTCCAAGGGCCGAAACGccacgcagagcgcgagccACGCGACTGTCCCTTCGCGCGACGGTGGGCCTGCGGTGGGGGCCCCGCAGAAGAAGTCGCAGTtggcgcttcttcagcagcatcaagcgcttctgcagcagcagcggcagcaggtACAGCAGTACCTAGTCGAGGGCGCGATGGCCGGagccgcgtgtgcgcggTCGCAGGGCCCTCGTGGCGCAGActcgggctccgcggcgtcggtgGCCGATGCCTTCTTCCAGAGtcaaggaggcggcggcgcttttCCAGGCTCGGCAGACGCCAGAGGACAGCGtcaagccgccgcgcgggagaaGCTGTCTGACGAGAAAGTCccgttcgcttcctcgcaAGCGAGGGGTGGGTCCAGTGCCTCGCCGggcccctcctccgccgctttgagagctctgcagcagcgcctcgcggcgaccgctgcggccggcgcagccgcggcaggcggcggcttAGGCGTTGCAGATGTCAACTCGGCCGATCAGGATGCCCAccttctctctcgacttCAGCAAAgcgtcgcggtcgcgtcCTACAaccttcttcgtctttcttcgccCAGCGGCTCGACCGACGCTACGTCGGCGGCCCTGAAGGGCCTGGGCGAGACGCtcggccgcctcgtcgccgcgcggaacGGTAGGGAGTCTTTGTccgaaggcgccgctggcggccggCAAGACGCTGCGTGGCCTACGCGTcctgcggcggggcgggaAGGAGctgggagacagagaagcgagGCATCGAGAGAAGGCCTCGAAGGCGGCCCCCACGGCGACAGACTGAGCCTCCCCTCCGCCGATAGCCTCGACAGCGAGGCCTTGCACTCGGGTTGTTCGTCCGCCCACGCCTCCAgtgccggcgcctccgctgcatcGTCGCGCGTCTTTAGGTTCGCATCTGGAGACGAAAAACCTCTCTCGATTCTGATGCAGCCCAGGCATTTGCCCCcccccgcgtctgcgtcttcggctGGCGCATCGgcggtcgcccgcgcgccgctgctttcctcggcgCACGAGCGCGCGTCCCCCGCCGCGttgccctcctcgtcgtctgcagcCTCTGGGTCCGCAGGTGGTGACCCCGCCGCAACGCCTGCGACCCACCCGCcggaggagactgcggcccgcgagcgcgcggccgcggccgtggcggcggctcgcgcggcggctgtctctgcggcggtcgcggagccgCCTTTGGACCCGACTCGTGAGAAGCTTCTGAGGAGACACGtcaaggcgctgcggccctACTTTGAGGCGGCGTTTTCGATGCCCGGCTTCTTGGGCGGGGCCCCtcggggcggcggggccggggccgggggcgcggcgaccaAAGCGAGAGATGGGTGCAGAAAGGGtgcagcggcagaagagagagagggcgcgccccagagcgccgcgcgggccggcgaggacgcgagggccgctgaggcgacggcagatGAGAACGGCGGGACATACCAGCAAGATCGAGGGAGACGTGCCTTCGAGGGGACTgtggaggagagcgagcagAAGTTGAAGGAGACGGATGAGTCTCCGGAGACGCAAGCTCGTGGCGagcagggggggggcgccggcgaccagGCCAAGACGTCCGAAATCCAACCTGAAGCCGGGCTCGCATCTCACGGGGACCTCGCgggggagacggcgaagccggACCAGAAAAGTCGAGACGCCGGCCGCGGTGGGACGGGGGTGAACCCCGCGGGCTGCCTTCGCGGAGAGTCCCGCCGAGCGCCTTCCGCATCTCGGGGAGGCGGCCCCTCTGCGACTGTCGTACTGCCTCTTGTGCGTTCGCTAGAGGACGAACTGGCGCATGTGTCGcggtgcgcctcctcctccgtcgcctttGCCGCAGGCGGGGCCGAGGGgacagacgcgccggcggagcccaaGAAGCCCGAAGACCCGTCatcgctcgcgccggcggcgccggcagagtCCCAAGTGGGCGCGCTTCGGTGGCAAGCCGACGCCtcgttcctcttcttcgacgCAGTGCAGCAACTGCGAGAAGAGTGCGGCCTCCCTCTGGATCCTGTCGTCGAGCGTCTCCTGACCAAACACCCGCGGCGcactgcgcgcggcgggaaACCACCGGGGCCCGCCGGTGAGGTGCAGGCTCAAGCGgcgtcggcctccgcgggggtagagagacacgccttcggtggagagaaggaaggggCAGCTTCGCAGGCtagcggggaggggggggcgtctGGGGCTCCACAGGCCCAGGAGAAGGAGACCGCGGGGCGAACGCAAGATGCGCTAAGCCATGAGGAGTGCAcagcctcgccgcaggcagcagcggccgcgcgcgcggctgtcgaggcgaagcagcccAAGACAGACGAGGCCTATGCGCCAGGAAGCCACGCACGAAAGGAGGGAGAGAATACGACTGCGGCCGGCGGGCCTGAGGGGGGCGGTGGccccgctgcctgcggagacGAGCCCGACGTCGACTCCGCCTCAGCTGCACCCGAGTCTGTGCCAGCGCCAGATGCATGCAAGGCAGGAGggtgcgaggccgcggctgcctctgcggacgacggcgacgggaAGAAAGACTCCGCGGGCTCTGAGACGACCCTCGAGTCCGACGGCGCCCCCGAGGACCTGCCGGTCGTCTGGGATGGCGGGCCCGCGGCCACGGAGCGCTGGTGCGGCGTCTTCATGGCTGGCTgggcggcggacgccaggcaggcggcggaggaaggaacgcgcgcgcagcacgccggagaggagctgcagcgagaggcgcgcgaaccCGCAGAGtcgccggcgggcgacgcggcgacagcggcctgcgcgggcacccgcgaggcgagcccccaagagggcgaaggcaggcgccgagacgcgacggcgccgtggGTGGAGACTGAGAAGGGCGGCACGGAATCTGCGTGGAGACGCCAGCAGACCGCGGAAGAGCGAATTGGAGACGCGACGATGCCTCATCTGGAAATCCAGCGCCTGCCGATGGAGTGGCCGCGCAGTCTCGCGTCAGTCTGCGCAAAG gcgctccagcagccaGACGCCCAGCGGGCGCACACGCCCCTCGTCGACGGTGCCTGGGCGGCGGTGTGGGGCGTCTGCCGGCAGCTGTGGGCTCAGGACCCGATGGCTGCCTCAGCTAAGACGGGCCCCGCGCGAGCCACGGAGGAGAccgacggcgaccgcggggtCCTGCGCGATCGGAATCCAGGCACCATGTCAGTGGCAGAGGAGGATCTGGAGACCTGCCTGGTGTGCGAGGCGCTGTGGGCGGTCGCCGATGCGTTCGACtcgcagggcgaggagggcgaggcgccgcgaaagAATCGACGGCCTTTCCGGCACTTTGGCGGGTGCCCTGCGTACGCTCTCTTCGGCGGTAAGTTTCGAGACGTGACGCCAaccgacgcgcccgcgcgcgtcctcttcaCTCCTCTTGTGCCCGCCGACCCAACGGCCTtaaaagaggagaaggaatccgaggagagcgccgaaAACGCGGCGAGTCTTTCTTCGTCGGGCTCGCCCTGCGACGGGCTCCAGGCCCTCACGCCCTCGACaccgcgccgcgagacggacaacgccgaggacgcggctgcgcaggacgcgcagctgagagcggagctcgcggcggcgccaagcGACGTCGGCGCGCTGAAGGCCGAAGCGGAGTCTGCTCagacgccctcggcgcctgcagctgaggaggggggggcgagcGGGGCGACGGTGAACGGCAGCGCGAGTGTGTTGGACCGGCGGGTCAAGCGCGAGGGCGATTCGCGCGAGGAGCCGGGCAGCgagcagagcgagagacagagcaaggcggcgaaggagcaaGCGCTTCAGGCTGAGGAGGAGCGGAAAGACGCCTTCtgggccgcgcgcgcacaccGCGCGGTGCCCATCGACctgtggaggccgccgctggcgctcctTGAAGAGCGATTCATAGCGGAAGTGGAGCGCGAGGTAAGTCAgtggcgcgtcgccgacatcctggagagaaggcgcgcgcgcgaagaagccgagcgcgacgaagtgaaggcgctgcgcacgcgcctggAGATCctggagcgcatgcagcagcgcgcggacgcggctgaCGCCTCCTCGAACGCGCAGAGCGatgaagacgcggaggacgacgagctTCTCGCCGCAGAACTCGACAGGCTTTTTGACGCCCAGGTTACcgacgctgcagacagcggcGGAGCCGAGGTCGGCTCCATTGCAGGAGCCACGcaagagcgacgcagcgaacACGAGGGAGGggaaaaagcgaaagaaagagacgcaATCCATAAAAGGACGCGCGAAACTGGCAAGGCGCGATGCGTCAATGCCTGCAAAGGTCTCTTCGGCGAAAGCGAGAAAGCCGCAGTTCGATGGATCAAACGCGAGCTCG GGCCGCATGCGCTCCTTCGCGTAGCGTGCGGGCAGCCGCCGTTTGCCGCTTTTGTCGGGCGTCCTGCGGAGAGCGTCAACGACGGAGAGGGCGGGGGAAACTCCGGGACTtgccgtctgtctcttcgaTTCTGCGCaaaggcagaagaagcgtGGGAAGTTGTTTCTGTGGTATACGACGCGGCtaggcgcgcagaggagctgcctaccggcgagcagcgcccgcgagctgGCCGCGAGtcccccgccgcggacgccaaGCCCCTCGGgggcgcggagcccgcgagcGGCTCGGCAGACGAGATCCCGACCGGCGAagctgcgccgcagggggcggacggcgcgggggaggcgcgcgcgctgcagcgcttcCCGGTTTCCGCTCACGGCTacttcctcgcctgccgcctcgcggttgaggcgctgcagagagacgcaggaaaCGGCGAGTCTGCCCCGGCTGCgggggcgcgagcgaggagcgCGGCGGGAGCGAGGAGCAGAAAACGGAAGCCGGACGACGGAGACGGTGCCCAGCAGCGCGCTGACGCGCTCTTggaagcggaggagctgcggtgtctcctcgcgccgcatgcagagggcgcggcgcgggcgtcatCCTTCTCGAGCCAGGCGAAATGGTGGGCTGAGTtcctcgccgagcgcgacgaggaggcctcggctgtcgcggcgtTGGCGTCCGCACCTCCGCTTTTCTCGCTTGCCGAGCGcgtcagcgaggcggaggacgacgctcccgcgccgagcgaagacgagaagccCGCCGAGGGGCGcgtgctgcctctccgctcggcacgcagctcgcggctgcACGACCGCCACAACCCGCCGCCGGGTGCCTCTGCGCACGTCTCCCGcgggggcgcggcgtctctggcggcggcgtcgccagccaCGCCGCAGGCCGAGCTCGCcaaggcagcgaaggaagGGGTCGGGAGCCCGTCGCGcacccgcagccgcgcggccgctcctccgcaggcgggccgcgccagcgagagctcgctcgccgcgggcaAAAAGATTCGCGTGCTGGTGGTAGGCAGGAACGACGTCTCGGACGTCACTCAGGACTGCCGCCAGTGGCTCCTGCGCCgactccgcctcgccgcggggaAGCGCCCCGGgacagcgccggcgggggtCGCACTGGGCGTTCCCACAGAGgacgcgctgcgcaggaagcggcagcgagagggcgacgcgggcgaggccgcggagtcCAAAGAGGACGGCACAAGCGGCAGCCTTCGAGACGCCGAGaccgagagcgcgagcgccgcctcagaTTCGCTGGCGACGTCACCGGGGCGTCAGTGCGAAGACGGCCTCGAAGGGCGTCACGCTGAAGCtagagagagcggcggcgaggctgcacGGACGTGGCGCGAGGCCCTAATTCACCTAGGCGACGGCGCAAAGGCTGAAGAAGTAAAGCACGAGGACGAAACAAGAGACGACAGCACCGCGCCGGAGAGCGAGGTCCGGTCGagccaggaggcgcgcggcggggaccGCCttggcgcagaggaggactGGCGAAGAAGTGGCGTGTCAGAGTGCgctggagctgcagcagcagcgcagtTTGTACCAGGGGGCAAACGAAGGCGCCTCCacgaagccgcggctgcggcaggcgtcccgctgtcgctttcctctggcggcgcggcgcgcctgctgctggagcggctctgcgagcggcgggcgcacgCGACGGGCGCCGGTCCCcacagcggcggagagcgtctgctgctgcgcttctcgcctgaGGTGTcgggcgcatgcgctgcactcgaagagaaggaggacgcgaacGCCGAGAAAGACGCTCAGGAGCGCTCCGCGGCTGGAGCTTggagcagcgaaggcgaggacgctAAGGGCCTCCGAGACCGCACAGATCCGCAGAGACACTCG GCGAACACTTACTCGCTGCGCtaccggcggcggcgctgctacTCGCCTGTGAGCAAacccgcgcggcagacgccccCGCACGCCTCCGGGGCGGCaccttcgtcctcctcggtgCATGCGtctcggcagcgcgcgcccggCTACCTGGCGTCGCAGGGGGCAGGGGCGGCGAGTCAGCAGTCCGCGGAcacgtctccctcgtctgtGTCGAGGAACTTGaacgccttcgcgtcctttTCGGCGCTTGCCTCCCCGCCTCTTCCCCACCATCTCAGAAACGCCGCACGGGCCTTCTCGGCAGTCGCCAGGCCGGCGCCAGGCCCCAGCGCGAACTTCGGCGCGAAGCCCCATCCCCGATGA